The Brachyspira hyodysenteriae ATCC 27164 genome includes a window with the following:
- a CDS encoding tetratricopeptide repeat protein, translating to MSYFEEGLQLFRETQFEKAAALFIKALEEDRNNSEIYNYLGITKQALGFYEEAINYYSKGIEIDENYAELYYNRANCESNLGLYEAAINDYDKVIELVPTHSKAYDDRGYAKGNLGYYEEAIKDIDKAIILDSNNIDAYIDRAFIKLMSKKYIEAIEDYKKVLELDDTEVYAYNGIGDAKRSIGLYEEAISYYNKVIEISNSNSSYAYNNRGACKIGLGLYNEAIIDINKALEIYDEYTDAYNNRGTAKYNLELYKEAIEDFDKAIELSPQYFYAYNNRGNSKSALGLYEDAIEDFNIAINIEPKYIDAYYNRAVAKNNMGLHNEAIKDYDIVIELDSNHINAYYNRALSYYNLSDYEEAIKNYDKVIELNPKSAEAYNNRGFAKYSIGLYEEALKDYDKAIEIDSNYEKAKNNKEEALKKLSK from the coding sequence ATGTCATACTTTGAAGAAGGTTTGCAATTATTTAGAGAAACTCAGTTTGAAAAAGCTGCAGCATTATTTATTAAAGCTTTAGAAGAAGATAGAAATAATTCTGAAATATATAATTATCTAGGTATTACTAAACAGGCTTTGGGATTTTATGAAGAAGCAATTAATTATTATAGTAAAGGTATAGAAATAGATGAAAATTATGCTGAGCTTTATTATAATAGGGCAAACTGTGAATCTAATTTGGGACTTTATGAGGCAGCCATAAATGATTATGATAAGGTAATAGAATTAGTACCTACTCATTCAAAGGCTTATGATGACAGAGGATATGCTAAAGGTAATTTGGGTTATTATGAAGAGGCTATAAAAGATATTGATAAGGCTATAATTTTAGATAGTAATAATATAGATGCTTATATAGACAGGGCATTTATAAAATTAATGTCAAAAAAATATATTGAAGCTATAGAAGATTATAAAAAAGTTTTGGAGTTGGATGATACAGAAGTATATGCCTATAATGGAATAGGTGATGCTAAAAGAAGTATTGGGCTTTATGAAGAAGCTATTAGTTACTATAATAAAGTTATAGAAATTTCTAATTCAAATAGTTCTTATGCTTATAATAATAGGGGAGCATGTAAAATAGGATTAGGTTTGTATAATGAGGCTATAATAGATATAAATAAGGCATTAGAAATATATGATGAATATACAGATGCCTATAATAATAGAGGAACAGCAAAATATAATTTGGAGCTTTATAAAGAAGCTATAGAGGATTTTGATAAAGCTATAGAATTATCTCCGCAATATTTTTATGCATATAATAATAGGGGCAATTCAAAAAGTGCATTGGGATTATATGAAGATGCTATAGAAGATTTTAATATAGCAATAAATATAGAGCCTAAATATATTGATGCATATTATAATAGAGCAGTGGCAAAAAATAATATGGGTCTTCATAATGAGGCTATAAAAGATTATGATATAGTAATAGAATTGGATTCTAATCATATAAATGCTTATTATAATAGGGCTCTTTCATATTATAATTTGTCGGATTATGAAGAGGCAATTAAAAATTATGATAAGGTTATAGAATTAAATCCTAAATCTGCAGAGGCATATAATAACAGAGGATTTGCTAAATATAGTATTGGATTATATGAAGAAGCTTTAAAAGATTATGATAAAGCCATAGAAATAGATTCTAATTATGAAAAGGCTAAGAATAATAAAGAAGAAGCTTTAAAAAAATTATCTAAATAA
- a CDS encoding carboxymuconolactone decarboxylase family protein codes for MARVKFMEYEEAQGKVKEAFDYQLKKSGSVTNMKKALLNDYATYEAFMGWYVSFDRLVEVVGKRAAMILAHSVSTTNGCMLCSLFFIRDLKAIGDDPKNLKLDEKEQLLSQLGMQMVKDPNGVTDELMNNLKKHFNDSEIVTIVGFAAQMMATNNFNAVLKIDLDESLIPIQGEFEKETWRAKNN; via the coding sequence ATGGCTAGAGTTAAATTTATGGAATATGAAGAAGCTCAAGGAAAAGTAAAAGAAGCTTTCGACTATCAATTAAAAAAAAGCGGCAGTGTTACAAATATGAAAAAAGCATTATTAAACGACTATGCTACTTATGAAGCATTTATGGGTTGGTATGTTTCATTTGACAGATTAGTAGAAGTTGTAGGTAAAAGAGCTGCTATGATATTAGCACATTCTGTTTCTACTACTAACGGATGTATGCTTTGTTCTTTATTCTTCATCAGAGATTTAAAAGCTATAGGAGATGATCCTAAAAATCTTAAACTTGATGAAAAAGAACAATTATTATCACAATTAGGTATGCAAATGGTTAAAGACCCTAATGGTGTTACTGATGAACTTATGAATAATCTTAAAAAACATTTCAATGATTCTGAAATAGTTACTATAGTTGGTTTTGCTGCTCAAATGATGGCTACTAACAATTTCAATGCTGTATTAAAAATAGATTTAGATGAATCTTTGATACCTATACAAGGCGAGTTTGAAAAAGAAACTTGGAGAGCAAAAAATAACTAA
- a CDS encoding polyprenol monophosphomannose synthase, producing the protein MKAIIVLPTYNEKDNIEKMLNKVLSLPEYIEILVVDDNSPDGTAGIVEKYLSNNRVHLLKREKKEGLGPAYIAGFKHSFQYNPDYVIEMDADFSHDPDFVIKFIERMENEKLDLLIGSRYCNGISVVNWPLRRLFLSYYGNRYASFVLGSKIMDITGGFKCFRVSVLKNMNFDNILSAGYSFQIEMNYSFESNGYKVEEEPIIFYERRSGQSKMSKNIIAEALFRVIRLRFRNKKKYFNTQSK; encoded by the coding sequence ATGAAAGCCATTATAGTATTGCCTACATATAATGAAAAAGATAATATAGAAAAAATGCTTAATAAAGTATTATCATTGCCTGAATATATAGAAATTTTAGTTGTAGATGATAATAGCCCTGACGGTACTGCTGGTATAGTAGAAAAATATTTATCTAATAATAGAGTACATTTACTAAAAAGAGAAAAGAAAGAAGGACTTGGACCTGCATATATCGCTGGATTTAAACATTCATTTCAATATAATCCTGATTATGTAATAGAAATGGATGCTGATTTTTCTCATGATCCTGATTTTGTTATTAAATTTATAGAAAGAATGGAAAATGAAAAATTAGATTTATTAATAGGATCAAGATACTGCAATGGAATAAGTGTTGTAAATTGGCCTTTAAGAAGACTTTTCCTTTCATATTATGGAAATAGATATGCTTCATTTGTCTTAGGTTCTAAAATTATGGATATTACAGGCGGATTTAAATGTTTTAGAGTATCTGTATTAAAAAATATGAACTTTGATAATATACTTTCAGCAGGATATTCTTTTCAGATAGAAATGAATTATTCTTTTGAAAGCAATGGATATAAAGTAGAAGAAGAACCTATAATATTTTATGAAAGAAGAAGCGGACAATCAAAGATGTCTAAAAATATTATAGCAGAGGCATTATTTAGAGTTATTCGTTTAAGATTTAGAAATAAGAAAAAATATTTTAATACTCAATCAAAATAA
- a CDS encoding DUF4132 domain-containing protein produces the protein MEKFNSSLFSKRYEGYNLEKEICVINRGIVENDIYALDFLREANYTYNKDKEYFYSLYKILETSNNCGIYLILTAILLKNEDEKANLKIADKKIDLLMQKIYDSYYVKYNVVEHLGTPNSITVINDDIIYEDDKRYDLIKKFHVKKSAFGYFSALKPYTPYHIKRAPSNNDIEFIKKSILNNYRIYYILLLSDYSKKSKKLLNIILKTNSYKALTYLMLIRKEGFATTYQESLDYLTNLNVTLADIIISYIFFYSYNDRISYYDSFAVQIKNREFNSFFYSLIKKNSEYFESLFTNKNFVKRVTKNSKNFIPFLNELYSKEIDFGSSKILCSLLENKSASIRKSAIKIINRKKKESYEYLKSLDNDLARDILKRWKNKKIINSGFKDVDSIVNFVNKNYNKKFEKNLLCLDESLLYGVKSKNSNQTIPIIIIKYIYLEYSRLKAPTKIKDLDKIISYFDFNSFINVIKTIYDRWIFEGADTTYKYVMIPYLVYESDYKIEKVGYNLKEWCESGRISLANYAISTLAFNGSLYSLILIDYISNNFKYYQIKNTSKLAFKAAAKKLDISEDKLSDKIILDFGIDKEGKKLLKDDSCSFTLYINEKLDIDKIFDNKKKEYITKIDKSNNISKNLLDEFFSIKNNIKATYKFQASRLNKALMTGKKWSSDDWKKIFEENYIMSTLADIFIWTIYNKNDKILRQVKYDRKANTFYAIDNNEEIKLNKQYQLSLASPVEMTDEEIKKAKQILTDLKIKQPFNQMQNINFSFEDGDIKENIIVKYRNKEVKIKTFKNLSDSLDMELDYENSYIVGYKIIDSSISIGIKINLMGMDNAIDDNDIILFGDIVFYTIDNNNEIFSYKNIIDPRTSYVRYVKYIMFNIDNYIKKNVQKTTRTEKRNRRESDIK, from the coding sequence ATGGAAAAATTTAATAGTTCTCTATTTAGTAAAAGATATGAGGGATACAACTTAGAAAAAGAAATATGCGTTATCAATAGAGGAATAGTAGAAAATGATATATATGCATTGGATTTTCTAAGAGAGGCTAATTATACTTATAATAAAGATAAAGAATATTTTTATTCATTATATAAAATATTAGAGACTAGTAATAACTGCGGAATATATTTAATATTAACAGCAATTCTTCTAAAAAATGAAGATGAAAAAGCTAATTTAAAAATAGCAGATAAAAAAATAGATTTGTTAATGCAGAAAATATATGATTCTTATTATGTTAAATATAATGTAGTTGAACATTTAGGAACACCTAACAGTATTACTGTAATAAATGATGATATTATATATGAAGATGATAAGAGATATGATTTAATAAAGAAATTCCATGTAAAGAAATCAGCATTTGGTTATTTTAGTGCCCTGAAACCCTATACCCCATATCATATAAAAAGAGCACCTAGTAATAATGATATAGAATTTATAAAGAAATCCATATTGAATAATTACAGAATATATTATATTTTGTTATTATCAGATTACTCAAAAAAATCTAAAAAACTTCTTAATATAATACTTAAAACTAATAGCTATAAAGCATTAACTTATTTAATGTTAATAAGAAAAGAAGGATTTGCAACAACATATCAGGAAAGTTTAGATTATTTGACTAATCTTAATGTAACTTTAGCTGATATTATCATTTCTTATATATTCTTTTATTCTTATAATGATAGAATATCATATTATGATTCATTTGCAGTTCAAATAAAAAATAGGGAGTTTAATAGTTTCTTCTATTCTCTTATCAAAAAGAATTCAGAATATTTCGAAAGTCTATTTACAAATAAAAATTTTGTTAAAAGAGTTACAAAAAACAGTAAGAACTTTATACCATTTTTAAATGAGCTTTATAGCAAAGAAATAGATTTTGGATCAAGTAAAATATTATGCTCACTTTTAGAAAATAAATCTGCAAGTATTAGAAAGTCCGCAATAAAAATAATTAACCGTAAGAAAAAAGAATCTTATGAATATTTAAAAAGTTTGGATAATGATTTAGCTAGAGATATCTTAAAAAGATGGAAAAATAAAAAAATTATTAATTCAGGTTTTAAAGATGTTGATAGTATAGTTAATTTCGTAAATAAAAATTATAATAAGAAATTTGAAAAGAATCTATTATGTTTAGATGAATCTTTATTATATGGTGTAAAAAGCAAAAATTCTAATCAAACTATACCTATAATAATAATTAAATATATATACTTAGAATATTCAAGGCTCAAAGCTCCTACAAAAATAAAAGATTTAGATAAAATAATTTCGTATTTTGACTTTAATTCTTTTATTAATGTAATAAAAACTATATATGACAGATGGATATTTGAAGGTGCTGACACAACTTATAAATATGTAATGATTCCATATTTAGTATATGAATCAGATTATAAAATAGAAAAAGTTGGATACAATCTGAAAGAATGGTGTGAATCAGGAAGAATATCTCTTGCTAATTATGCAATATCTACATTGGCATTTAATGGAAGTCTTTATTCTCTTATTCTTATTGATTATATATCAAATAATTTCAAATATTATCAGATAAAGAATACTTCAAAATTAGCATTCAAAGCTGCTGCTAAAAAATTGGATATTTCTGAGGATAAATTATCTGATAAAATAATACTTGATTTTGGAATAGATAAAGAGGGCAAGAAATTATTAAAAGATGATTCATGCTCTTTCACATTATATATAAATGAAAAATTAGATATAGATAAAATATTTGATAATAAGAAAAAAGAATATATAACTAAAATAGATAAATCTAATAATATAAGTAAAAATTTATTAGATGAATTCTTTAGTATAAAAAATAATATAAAAGCTACATATAAATTTCAGGCATCAAGGCTTAATAAAGCATTAATGACAGGAAAAAAATGGTCATCTGATGATTGGAAAAAAATATTTGAAGAAAATTATATTATGAGTACATTAGCAGATATTTTTATATGGACCATATATAATAAGAATGATAAAATATTAAGACAAGTTAAATATGATAGAAAAGCAAATACTTTCTATGCAATAGATAACAATGAAGAAATTAAATTAAATAAACAATATCAATTATCATTAGCAAGCCCTGTAGAAATGACAGATGAAGAAATAAAAAAAGCTAAACAAATATTAACAGATTTAAAAATAAAACAGCCTTTCAATCAGATGCAGAATATTAATTTCTCTTTTGAAGATGGAGATATAAAAGAAAATATCATTGTAAAATATAGAAATAAAGAAGTAAAAATAAAGACTTTTAAGAATTTGAGTGATTCTCTTGATATGGAATTAGATTATGAGAATTCGTATATAGTAGGATATAAGATCATAGATTCATCTATATCTATTGGAATAAAAATTAATTTAATGGGTATGGATAATGCAATAGATGATAATGATATTATTTTATTTGGAGATATTGTATTCTATACTATAGATAATAATAATGAAATATTTTCATACAAAAATATAATAGATCCTAGAACATCATATGTAAGGTATGTAAAATATATTATGTTCAATATAGATAATTATATTAAGAAGAATGTGCAAAAAACAACAAGGACAGAAAAAAGAAATAGGAGAGAATCAGATATAAAATGA
- a CDS encoding xylulokinase, giving the protein MYTLGIDLSTQSITLSIINCENYKNELNISIAFNSLEEMKYSKMNKNTLLIDSNIKGKAEQDINIFLAALDKALLQLKQQFNTKNIKAIQISAQQHGHVYLSEKYKSNIEKLREKSSVNNSLAEILNDSYSYDYAPIWRTSCTQKQAEELRNAVGGKDNMIKITASNSPLRFTGAVIKYNFDNNQDLSKNTYKIFLLNTFIASILTAKDNIPVDFGNASGMSLMDYTKREWNDTLLNTVSNDLKEKLGSINDPSSFAGYISEYFIEKYGFDSECIVGIGSGDNPQTKVLYKGDILSLGTSFVYMLDIDENSRDYSGVSNAMYDGIGNPFMIFCRTNGAILWDEVMKLYTRDYKEITESLEKNIDNMPLVLWQKENESVPISRAFPIKRYHSAPSFDNDYKGIVLSSLGLVALYSEQFTSSHKKDLAVTGGPAKDKEILKIIANIWKCPIRILPSGGASLGAAVSAVLLLGKKFSLDDIRNSLIGNTIIEPDDNLANKYHDYMMLLKEKFNEINKAVL; this is encoded by the coding sequence ATGTATACATTAGGTATAGATTTAAGTACACAAAGTATCACTTTAAGCATTATAAACTGTGAAAATTATAAAAATGAATTAAATATTTCTATAGCATTCAATTCACTGGAAGAAATGAAATATTCAAAAATGAATAAAAATACATTGTTAATAGATTCAAATATAAAAGGAAAAGCTGAACAGGATATAAATATTTTTTTAGCGGCATTAGATAAAGCTCTGTTACAGCTTAAACAACAATTCAATACTAAAAATATAAAAGCAATACAAATATCAGCTCAGCAGCATGGACATGTTTATCTTTCAGAAAAATATAAATCTAATATAGAAAAATTAAGAGAAAAATCATCTGTAAATAATAGTTTAGCTGAAATATTAAATGATTCATATTCCTATGATTATGCTCCTATATGGAGAACTTCATGCACTCAAAAACAAGCTGAAGAATTGAGAAATGCAGTAGGCGGAAAGGATAATATGATAAAAATAACCGCCTCAAATTCTCCTCTTAGATTTACAGGTGCTGTAATAAAATATAATTTTGATAATAATCAAGACTTATCAAAAAACACATACAAAATATTTTTATTAAATACATTTATAGCATCAATATTAACAGCAAAAGATAATATACCTGTAGATTTTGGAAACGCATCAGGAATGAGTTTAATGGATTATACAAAAAGGGAATGGAATGACACTTTATTAAATACTGTATCAAATGATTTAAAAGAAAAATTAGGAAGTATAAATGATCCTTCTAGTTTTGCGGGATATATAAGTGAATATTTTATAGAAAAATATGGATTTGACAGCGAATGTATAGTTGGTATAGGAAGCGGTGATAATCCTCAAACAAAGGTTTTATATAAAGGAGATATATTATCATTAGGAACTAGTTTTGTTTATATGCTTGATATTGATGAGAACAGCAGAGATTATTCTGGAGTATCAAATGCTATGTATGATGGAATAGGAAATCCTTTTATGATATTCTGCCGAACTAATGGTGCTATATTATGGGATGAAGTCATGAAATTATATACTAGAGATTATAAAGAAATTACAGAATCTCTAGAAAAAAATATTGATAATATGCCTCTTGTTCTATGGCAGAAAGAAAATGAATCAGTTCCTATAAGCAGAGCATTCCCTATAAAAAGATATCATTCAGCTCCTTCTTTTGATAATGATTATAAAGGAATAGTATTAAGTTCTTTGGGATTAGTAGCTTTATACTCTGAGCAATTTACTTCTTCGCATAAAAAAGATCTTGCTGTTACAGGAGGTCCTGCAAAGGATAAAGAAATATTAAAAATAATAGCAAATATTTGGAAATGCCCTATAAGAATACTTCCTTCAGGAGGTGCTTCTCTTGGTGCTGCTGTATCTGCTGTTTTATTATTAGGGAAAAAATTTTCATTAGATGATATAAGAAATTCTTTGATTGGCAATACAATCATAGAACCTGATGATAATCTTGCAAATAAATATCATGACTATATGATGCTTTTAAAAGAAAAATTTAATGAAATAAATAAAGCCGTACTTTGA
- the rlmN gene encoding 23S rRNA (adenine(2503)-C(2))-methyltransferase RlmN — MAKKISIMNVSEDELSKFCVENNFPKFHASQILNWIYKKYAVSFEEMSNIPKNLRNLLDEYYFIHNSKIETISEDEYGTQKLLISLYDKKKIESVILNKKDRVTFCLSSQVGCGYGCAFCATGSMGLSRNLTADEILAEFLLMRAVTKKVNSIVFMGMGEPLANTKNLFKAIDTINSFKGFNLGIRHITISTSGEVAGIKQLIERDLDCRLAVSLHSLKNDVRDKIMPINKRYPIENLMAILKRYSRNGKRMITFEWVLIKDVNDSVNDAYRLVNLKKEFPFKVNVIPMNPVEHAPELQRPNKDIILRFKSILKDNGIEVVERFKQGQEILAGCGQLAVKNM; from the coding sequence ATGGCTAAAAAAATATCTATAATGAATGTTTCAGAAGATGAATTATCTAAATTCTGTGTAGAAAATAATTTTCCTAAATTTCATGCTTCTCAAATACTTAATTGGATATATAAAAAATATGCAGTAAGTTTTGAGGAGATGAGCAATATACCTAAAAATTTGAGAAATTTATTAGATGAATATTACTTTATTCACAATTCAAAAATAGAAACTATATCAGAAGATGAATATGGTACACAAAAATTGTTAATTTCATTGTATGATAAGAAAAAAATAGAATCTGTTATTTTAAATAAAAAGGACAGAGTAACTTTTTGTCTATCATCTCAGGTAGGATGCGGTTATGGATGTGCTTTCTGTGCTACAGGAAGTATGGGGCTATCAAGGAATCTTACAGCTGATGAGATACTTGCTGAATTTCTACTTATGAGAGCTGTAACAAAAAAAGTTAATTCTATAGTATTTATGGGTATGGGTGAGCCTTTAGCAAATACTAAAAACCTTTTTAAAGCTATAGATACTATAAATTCATTCAAAGGTTTTAATTTAGGAATAAGGCATATTACAATATCAACTTCAGGGGAAGTGGCAGGTATAAAACAGCTAATAGAAAGAGATTTAGACTGCAGATTAGCTGTTTCCTTACATTCATTAAAAAATGATGTTAGAGATAAAATCATGCCTATTAATAAAAGATATCCTATAGAAAATCTTATGGCAATACTTAAAAGATATAGTAGAAATGGTAAAAGAATGATTACTTTTGAGTGGGTGCTTATTAAAGATGTCAATGATTCAGTTAATGATGCGTACAGGCTAGTAAATTTAAAGAAGGAATTTCCTTTTAAAGTTAATGTTATACCTATGAATCCTGTGGAACATGCTCCTGAATTACAAAGACCTAATAAGGATATTATTTTAAGATTTAAATCCATATTAAAAGATAATGGAATAGAAGTTGTTGAGAGATTTAAACAAGGACAGGAAATATTAGCAGGCTGCGGACAATTGGCTGTTAAAAACATGTAA
- a CDS encoding FmdB family zinc ribbon protein has product MPTYEYKCEKCGHEFEEFQSITAEAKATCPECGSEAKRMISLNSGIIFKGKGFYVNDYKNKGGSSSSSGNSGSTPNKSC; this is encoded by the coding sequence ATGCCTACTTATGAATATAAATGTGAAAAATGCGGACATGAATTTGAAGAATTTCAATCTATAACCGCTGAAGCTAAAGCAACTTGCCCTGAATGCGGAAGTGAAGCTAAAAGAATGATATCTTTAAACAGCGGTATAATCTTTAAAGGAAAAGGATTCTACGTTAATGATTATAAAAATAAAGGCGGCTCTAGTTCTTCAAGTGGTAATTCAGGAAGCACTCCTAATAAAAGCTGCTGA